A stretch of Episyrphus balteatus chromosome 2, idEpiBalt1.1, whole genome shotgun sequence DNA encodes these proteins:
- the LOC129910385 gene encoding maltase A2-like: protein MAKKVLLCSIVIVLNFFSFSAAELGWWEDASLYQIYPRSFKDNDGDGVGDLKGITSKLDYLKDIGITAAWLSPIYKSPMSDFGYDISDFYDIDPLYGNLDDFDALIAKAKSIGLKIILDFVPNHSSDECIWFQKSVNRTEGYENFYVWADGRGEDPENPGKQLPPSNWTSDFGGTAWTWNDQRQQFFLHQFQPKQPDLNFRDENARATMLNVLKFWLDRGIDGFRIDAIPYFFETLNENGTYTDEPVSGETSDPNSNKYLKHLYTRDQPENVGLIAEWRQFVDNYTREHGGDERILFAEAYSPLEALDNYFGNETHPAAHFPFNFDLMYLNKDSNARDLEDKVNNWMDTIWKKHKSANWVIGNHDNPRIGDRIGKDNKDNINMVVLALPGSPVTYNGEEIGMDDVPDACSNDPCDFRDPERTPFQWDNTTSAGFSDSNKTWLPVAKDYKCNNVKIQQGQERSSLNIYKGMQKLKTTAAFKAFKEEGAWKYGALNDQVFQIIRNNTNEEYRILVNLGSDLETVGPLCNSIDTSLCFMEYKLVTKNSPHNIGDLANLTSIQLTPHEGIVLGRTTE, encoded by the exons atggcgaagAAAGTTCTTTTGTGTAGTATTGTAATagttttgaactttttcagtttttcgGCTGCCGAACTTGGTTGGTGGGAAGATGCATCTTTATACCAAATTTATCCAAGATCTTTTAAAGATAACGATGGTGATGGAGTTGGTGATTTAAAAG GCATAACTTCAAAGTTGGATTATCTAAAAGATATTGGAATTACTGCTGCATGGTTATCACCAATTTACAAGTCTCCAATGTCTGATTTTGGTTATGATATTTCCGATTTTTACGATATTGATCCACTTTATGGTAATTTGGATGATTTCGATGCCCTCATTGCTAAAGCTAAGTCAATCGGCTTGAAGATTATATTGGATTTTGTACCAAATCATTCGAGTGATGAGTgtatttggtttcaaaaatcgGTGAATCGTACAGAGGGATATGAGAATTTTTACGTGTGGGCTGATGGTCGTGGAGAAGATCCTGAAAATCCGGGAAAACAACTTCCTCCATCGAATTgg ACAAGTGATTTCGGAGGTACAGCATGGACTTGGAATGATCAacgtcaacaattttttttgcatcaaTTCCAACCTAAACAACCTGATTTGAATTTTAGAGATGAAAACGCACGTGCAACCATGTTAAATGTGCTAAAATTCTGGCTAGATCGTGGCATCGATGGTTTTCGTATCGATGCTATTCCATATTTTTTTGAGACCCTCAACGAAAATGGAACGTATACCGATGAACCTGTTAGTGGAGAAACATCAGATCCAAATAGCAACAAATACCTCAAGCATTTATATACAAGAGATCAACCTGAAAATGTTGGACTTATTGCAGAATGGAGACaatttgtagataattataCAAGAGAACATGGTGGAGATGAgag GATTTTATTTGCTGAAGCTTATTCACCATTAGAAGCTCTTGATAATTATTTTGGCAATGAAACACATCCTGCTGCACATTTTCCATTCAATTTTGATCTTATGTATTTGAATAAAGATTCGAATGCTAGAGATTTAGAAGATAAAGTTAATAATTGGATGGACACTATTTGGAAAAAACATAAATCAGCTAATTGGGTG ATTGGAAATCATGATAATCCTAGAATTGGTGATCGTATAGGAAAAGATAATAAGGATAATATCAATATGGTAGTTTTAGCATTGCCTGGATCACCTGTTACTTATAAT ggTGAAGAAATCGGCATGGACGATGTCCCAGATGCATGTTCGAATGACCCATGTGATTTCCGTGATCCCGAACGAACTCCATTTCAATGGGACAATACAACATCAGCTGGATTTTCTGACTCAAATAAGACATGGTTGCCAGTTGCTAAAGATTATAAATGCAATAATGTGAAAATTCAGCAAGGTCAAGAGAGAAGTTCGTTGAACATTTATAAAGGAatgcaaaaacttaaaactacgGCAGCATTTAAGGCATTCAAAGAAGAAGGAGCTTGGAAATATGGTGCTTTGAATGatcaagtttttcaaattataag gAACAACACAAATGAAGAATATCGAATTTTGGTTAATTTGGGAAGTGACTTAGAGACTGTTGGTCCTTTATGTAATTCAATAGACACAAGTTTATGTTTTATGGAATACAAATTGGTAACTAAAAACTCACCTCATAACATAGG ggATTTGGCTAACTTGACTTCAATCCAGTTGACTCCTCATGAAGGAATTGTCCTTGGAAGAACAAcagaatga